In Synechococcus sp. CC9616, the following are encoded in one genomic region:
- a CDS encoding DUF4090 family protein: MAIAGPDGVDAAIQAGVDLDGTPIPESMLALYQEVMDLESKRARSGVLKSMRNRVVKTGAKHFDQESLNTRLIEAGWDGLKDKEIAFFFS, from the coding sequence ATGGCGATTGCTGGACCTGATGGCGTTGACGCCGCGATCCAGGCGGGTGTCGACCTCGATGGCACCCCGATTCCTGAATCCATGCTCGCGCTTTATCAGGAGGTGATGGACCTTGAGAGCAAACGGGCGCGCAGTGGGGTCCTCAAGTCGATGCGCAACCGAGTGGTGAAGACCGGTGCCAAACACTTTGATCAAGAATCCCTGAACACACGCTTGATCGAGGCCGGCTGGGATGGTCTCAAAGACAAGGAGATCGCCTTCTTCTTCAGTTGA
- a CDS encoding sigma-70 family RNA polymerase sigma factor, which yields MTQRRTNHRNRIVEQHLQLVTPIARHYASRTREDVDDLTQVGRLGLIRASRQFSAQRSTPFNAFARPHIRGAILHYLRDCSGIIRLPRGVEEKGQRLTRCNSNDLSPKDRQILMLYQSKGRWSSLEEDHWVGETQDIQAIEQRGNQRELMLALTKLPKEESVAIKAVILEGKSLRQAGRKFSVSAMTVQRRVKRGLTKLARTADELQPML from the coding sequence ATGACACAACGACGAACCAACCATCGCAACAGGATTGTTGAACAGCACCTGCAGCTTGTAACGCCCATTGCGCGTCATTACGCCAGCCGCACCAGGGAAGATGTTGATGACCTCACCCAAGTCGGGAGACTCGGCCTGATTCGGGCATCGCGTCAATTCAGCGCACAGCGTTCGACCCCTTTCAACGCTTTCGCACGTCCCCACATCCGAGGGGCAATCCTCCACTATCTGCGGGACTGCAGCGGCATCATCCGATTGCCTCGAGGAGTTGAGGAGAAGGGACAACGATTGACGCGTTGCAACAGCAATGACCTGTCACCCAAGGATCGTCAGATCCTGATGCTTTACCAAAGCAAAGGGAGATGGTCATCACTGGAGGAGGATCACTGGGTTGGTGAAACCCAGGACATCCAGGCCATTGAGCAGAGGGGGAATCAACGTGAGCTGATGCTGGCGTTGACCAAACTGCCCAAAGAAGAAAGCGTCGCAATCAAGGCGGTGATCCTTGAAGGCAAAAGCCTGAGGCAGGCCGGACGCAAATTCAGCGTTTCAGCCATGACCGTCCAACGACGTGTCAAACGTGGACTGACCAAACTCGCGAGAACGGCTGACGAGCTTCAGCCCATGCTCTGA
- a CDS encoding molecular chaperone DnaJ, with product MSDALISALDNLKSVYGVRSRGAVVEQLLEYLLDQDEEENNEPEQPETSKPIEEASSLVLIRRLDQNDAEPAESALAPQAAATQESPPPESGGIDLPGFVRTRGRQLKQTLRAPAVSSSNAESDPVVAAVSHDDLQEALKAADDHWISLYGQPPGGTVVEAAITWLSRDLWNSVDVSEGRPFTWTGANAAVHDLCQQWTTESPTLGRVMVVAGTLEDPFATANLAERMPTMIRRFVNRFRRSRKVTSFETLESTMTVHGALKLLGLSTQPGAEVTLSSIKEAYRTSARNAHPDTGGSPESMRRVSEAYQLLSGVYRR from the coding sequence TTGTCGGATGCGCTGATCAGCGCTCTCGACAATCTCAAATCGGTTTATGGGGTGAGGTCTCGAGGAGCTGTTGTCGAACAGCTGCTGGAGTATCTCCTTGATCAGGATGAAGAGGAGAACAACGAGCCGGAACAACCGGAAACCTCAAAGCCGATCGAGGAAGCCAGCAGTCTTGTGCTGATCCGGCGACTAGATCAAAACGATGCCGAACCGGCTGAAAGTGCTTTGGCTCCCCAGGCAGCAGCAACCCAGGAGTCCCCGCCGCCTGAATCAGGTGGCATCGACTTGCCTGGATTTGTGCGGACACGTGGCCGCCAGCTCAAACAAACCCTGCGCGCTCCGGCGGTCAGCTCTAGCAACGCCGAGTCAGATCCAGTTGTTGCTGCCGTCAGCCATGACGACCTGCAGGAGGCCTTGAAGGCTGCTGATGATCACTGGATCTCTTTGTACGGTCAGCCTCCAGGTGGAACGGTTGTCGAGGCGGCCATCACATGGCTTTCCAGAGATCTTTGGAACAGCGTTGATGTCAGTGAAGGCAGGCCATTCACCTGGACAGGAGCCAATGCCGCTGTACACGATCTTTGCCAGCAATGGACAACGGAATCACCGACGCTTGGACGGGTGATGGTCGTGGCCGGAACCCTGGAAGATCCCTTTGCAACGGCCAATCTGGCGGAGCGGATGCCCACCATGATTCGTCGCTTTGTGAATCGATTCAGGCGTAGTCGCAAGGTGACATCGTTCGAGACGCTGGAATCAACGATGACCGTTCACGGAGCACTCAAGCTTTTGGGGCTGTCAACCCAACCCGGCGCTGAAGTGACGCTGTCATCGATCAAGGAGGCGTATCGCACCAGTGCCAGGAATGCACACCCGGATACGGGAGGGTCCCCTGAGTCGATGCGACGCGTTTCGGAGGCTTATCAGCTTCTCAGCGGAGTTTACCGACGCTGA
- the metH gene encoding methionine synthase: MAASTTTKAAVTSRFLRRLHSPERPVLVFDGATGTSLQQMELTSEDFGGADLEGCNENLVMTRPDAVQAVHQQFLEAGCDVIETDTFGAASIVLAEYGLENEAFALNKKAAELAREMADRFSTEEKPRFVAGSMGPTTKLPTLGHIDFDSMCGSFREQAEGLIAGDVDLFIVETCQDVLQIKAALQGIEQAFDRTGQRRPLMVSVTMETTGTMLVGSDIAAVVSILEPFPIDILGLNCATGPEQMKEHIRYLSEHSPFTVSCIPNAGLPENIGGVAHYRLTPTELKMQLMHFVEDLGVQVIGGCCGTTPAHIGALSEISTQLKPAERTLSKIEPAASSIYGITPYYQDNSFLIIGERLNASGSRKVRELLAEEDWDGLVSVARGQVKENAHVLDVNVDYVGRDGERDMHELVSRLVTNVNLPLMLDSTEWQKMEAGLKVAGGKCILNSTNYEDGDERFFNVLELARRYGAAVVVGTIDEDGMARTAEKKFSIAQRAYRDALEFGLPAHEIFYDPLALPISTGIEEDRLNGKATVDSIRLIRDNLPGVHVVLGVSNVSFGLSPAARINLNSVFLHDCCQAGMDAAIVSPAKILPLIKINEEHQKICRDLINDKRTFDNGICTYDPLTELTKLFEGVSTKEARASGPSLADLPVEERLKQHIIDGERIGLEPALEEGLRTYKPLEIVNIYLLDGMKVVGELFGSGQMQLPFVLQSAETMKSAVAYLEPHMEKTEGESSSKGKFLIATVKGDVHDIGKNLVDIILTNNGYEVVNLGIKQSCEAIIEAQHEHQADCIAMSGLLVKSTAFMKDNLSAFNEAGIDVPVILGGAALTPRFVQKDCRDVYNGKVVYGRDAFADLRFMDALMDAKVQDTWSNSRGFLNGTPHGVGLDDSDESATPAVVKDNDTSAASDVTAAAVTTDRSEAVPAEPAVHPPFDGAAILTEQDIALDQVFNFLDRNALFAGQWQIRKTKQQSREDYDAMLAEKAEPVLQQWIERCLNEQLLTPRVAYGYFPVGRDGNCLRVFDSNRENELGRFDLPRQRSGNRYCIADFFRDLDGDGRPSDVLPMQAVTMGEKASEFAQKLFKGDHYSDYLYFHGLAVQMAEALAEWVHARIRNELGFPDPETMPLRDVLAQRYRGSRYSFGYPACPNVSDSRQQLDWLEANRIGLSMDASDQLEPEQSTTALVAIHSKARYFSA, encoded by the coding sequence ATGGCAGCCAGCACGACAACCAAAGCTGCTGTGACATCACGCTTCCTCCGTCGCTTGCACAGTCCGGAACGACCGGTTCTTGTCTTTGATGGAGCCACGGGCACCAGCCTCCAGCAGATGGAACTCACGTCTGAGGATTTCGGTGGGGCAGATCTGGAGGGCTGCAACGAAAACCTGGTGATGACCAGGCCCGATGCCGTTCAAGCCGTTCATCAGCAATTTCTTGAAGCTGGATGCGATGTGATCGAAACCGATACCTTCGGTGCCGCTTCAATCGTTCTCGCTGAATACGGACTGGAGAACGAAGCCTTCGCCCTGAACAAAAAGGCTGCAGAACTCGCCCGTGAAATGGCAGACCGCTTCAGCACCGAGGAGAAGCCTCGTTTCGTGGCTGGCTCAATGGGACCCACCACGAAACTGCCCACGCTCGGACACATCGACTTTGATTCGATGTGTGGGTCATTTCGTGAGCAGGCGGAAGGTCTCATCGCCGGAGACGTTGACCTGTTCATCGTCGAAACGTGTCAAGACGTCCTCCAGATCAAGGCGGCTCTACAGGGGATTGAGCAGGCCTTCGACCGCACGGGACAACGGCGTCCACTGATGGTTTCCGTGACCATGGAGACGACCGGAACCATGTTGGTTGGATCCGATATCGCAGCGGTGGTCTCGATTCTGGAACCGTTTCCGATTGACATTCTCGGCCTGAATTGTGCGACAGGCCCGGAACAGATGAAGGAGCACATCCGCTATCTCTCCGAACATTCGCCATTCACGGTGAGTTGCATTCCCAATGCCGGGTTGCCGGAGAATATTGGCGGTGTTGCCCATTACCGTCTGACGCCGACGGAACTGAAGATGCAGCTGATGCATTTCGTCGAGGATCTCGGCGTACAGGTCATCGGCGGTTGTTGCGGCACCACGCCGGCACACATCGGAGCTCTTTCTGAGATCTCAACCCAGCTGAAGCCCGCCGAGCGCACACTCAGCAAGATCGAACCCGCTGCGTCGTCGATCTATGGCATCACGCCCTATTACCAGGACAACTCTTTTCTGATCATCGGTGAACGCCTCAACGCCAGTGGCAGCCGTAAGGTTCGTGAACTGCTTGCTGAGGAGGACTGGGACGGACTCGTCTCCGTCGCCCGTGGGCAGGTGAAGGAGAACGCCCATGTTCTCGACGTCAATGTCGACTATGTCGGCCGTGATGGTGAACGGGATATGCACGAGCTGGTGAGTCGGCTTGTCACGAACGTCAACCTGCCCCTAATGCTCGACTCCACCGAGTGGCAAAAGATGGAGGCGGGCCTCAAGGTTGCAGGTGGAAAATGCATCCTGAATTCCACCAATTACGAGGACGGTGACGAGCGCTTCTTCAATGTTCTTGAGCTGGCGCGCCGCTATGGAGCAGCCGTTGTCGTTGGCACCATTGACGAAGACGGAATGGCTCGTACTGCTGAAAAGAAATTCAGCATCGCTCAGCGTGCTTATCGAGACGCCCTCGAATTCGGTCTGCCAGCGCACGAAATCTTCTACGACCCGCTCGCGTTACCAATCTCCACCGGCATCGAGGAAGATCGTCTCAACGGCAAGGCAACGGTCGATTCCATCCGACTGATCCGGGACAACCTCCCAGGTGTTCACGTTGTGCTTGGCGTGAGCAATGTGAGTTTTGGGTTGTCTCCAGCGGCCCGCATCAATCTCAATTCCGTTTTTCTGCACGACTGCTGCCAAGCCGGCATGGACGCAGCCATCGTCAGTCCTGCAAAAATCCTGCCCCTGATCAAGATCAACGAGGAGCATCAAAAGATCTGTCGGGATCTGATCAACGACAAGCGCACATTCGACAACGGCATCTGCACCTATGACCCGCTGACCGAACTGACAAAACTCTTCGAGGGTGTCAGCACCAAGGAAGCCAGAGCGTCCGGACCTTCCTTGGCTGATCTGCCTGTTGAGGAACGACTCAAGCAGCACATCATTGATGGAGAACGTATCGGTCTTGAACCGGCACTGGAGGAGGGCCTCAGGACATACAAGCCTCTGGAGATCGTCAACATCTATCTGCTCGATGGCATGAAAGTGGTTGGCGAATTGTTCGGCAGTGGACAAATGCAGCTGCCTTTCGTGCTTCAGAGCGCCGAAACGATGAAGTCAGCCGTGGCTTACCTCGAACCTCACATGGAGAAAACAGAAGGGGAAAGCAGCAGCAAAGGAAAGTTCTTGATCGCCACCGTGAAGGGAGATGTTCATGACATCGGCAAGAATCTCGTCGACATCATCCTCACCAACAACGGCTACGAGGTTGTCAACCTCGGCATCAAACAGAGCTGTGAGGCGATTATCGAAGCCCAGCACGAGCATCAGGCGGATTGCATTGCAATGAGCGGACTGCTGGTGAAATCGACTGCCTTCATGAAAGACAACCTGAGTGCTTTCAATGAGGCTGGAATCGATGTTCCTGTGATTCTCGGCGGTGCTGCACTCACCCCTCGTTTTGTGCAGAAGGATTGTCGTGATGTCTACAACGGCAAGGTTGTCTACGGCCGTGATGCCTTTGCCGATCTGCGCTTCATGGATGCCCTGATGGATGCCAAGGTCCAGGACACCTGGAGCAACAGTCGAGGCTTTCTCAACGGCACACCTCATGGTGTTGGTCTCGACGACAGTGACGAGAGCGCAACTCCTGCTGTCGTTAAGGACAACGACACATCCGCGGCGTCGGACGTGACAGCAGCAGCGGTGACGACGGATCGTTCAGAGGCTGTTCCAGCAGAACCCGCCGTCCATCCACCCTTTGATGGCGCAGCGATCCTCACGGAGCAGGACATCGCCCTTGATCAGGTTTTCAATTTTCTGGATCGCAATGCCCTGTTTGCCGGCCAGTGGCAGATCCGCAAAACCAAGCAGCAGTCCAGGGAGGACTATGACGCGATGCTGGCCGAAAAAGCTGAGCCTGTGTTGCAGCAGTGGATTGAACGCTGCCTGAATGAACAACTGCTGACCCCGCGTGTGGCCTACGGCTACTTCCCCGTCGGGCGAGACGGAAATTGCTTACGGGTTTTCGATTCCAACCGCGAGAACGAACTCGGACGCTTCGACCTGCCTCGTCAACGCTCAGGCAATCGCTACTGCATTGCTGATTTCTTCAGAGACCTTGATGGTGATGGTCGCCCCAGCGACGTGCTGCCCATGCAGGCGGTCACCATGGGTGAAAAGGCCAGTGAATTCGCTCAGAAGCTGTTTAAAGGCGATCACTACAGCGATTATCTGTATTTCCACGGGTTGGCCGTGCAGATGGCTGAGGCCCTTGCTGAATGGGTGCATGCGCGTATCCGCAATGAACTCGGCTTCCCTGATCCCGAAACCATGCCCTTGCGTGATGTGCTCGCCCAGCGATACCGGGGCAGTCGCTATTCCTTCGGTTACCCGGCTTGTCCCAACGTGTCCGATTCGCGCCAACAGCTCGACTGGCTCGAAGCCAACCGCATCGGGCTGAGCATGGATGCCAGCGATCAACTGGAACCCGAACAAAGCACCACGGCTCTGGTGGCGATCCACAGCAAGGCTCGTTACTTCAGTGCGTAA
- a CDS encoding DUF3370 family protein produces the protein MMLRRVPILVVSIVSIATLEIGLPSMASAYVALMAGQRARGLNGTFNNVPVLHSNQPEIVTGPGILVNTASGSALAAETNRPLRNPAYTFNGEFGVHMHHKYYPDDKRKMGGRRDRGLLTLALIASNPGRQPVTLRFDKGSVKNSFEAPYLPNNLMGVKPLGKRPWNTGPGDATAVQMLRKELDRKLKPSITIPPGGKAIVVSTVLPARGIANGLLHGRSDGPFTMAVVAAEETNDPGRLISVLNSGRLAPGRIYLNRIRDIQLGRVFSRVAGVALGDTYNANIQHDLRQGPLHVPLTSTSRHNFGTRDVQVNPLSTRMADSALNNIGTYGVRYDVTLNLSGSGAHQLVMSHPVVSGKKQFTAFRGSIRIETVEGYREVHVGLRSGESLTLADLNLIPGQTNPVKLSLVYPADATPGHLLSVVPVQQLAMLRRQENQLQEARKRLDSKKGRTISPNAPPPVTQALPINQPALPKIVPSMQMAPLTSPTPSPVTSPRYQEAIQTQQEWLREMQLR, from the coding sequence ATGATGCTCAGACGAGTCCCAATTCTGGTCGTGAGCATTGTCTCCATTGCGACCCTTGAGATTGGGCTCCCGTCGATGGCCTCTGCCTACGTGGCGCTGATGGCAGGGCAACGAGCGCGCGGTCTCAATGGCACGTTCAACAATGTGCCCGTACTCCACTCCAATCAACCGGAGATCGTTACGGGGCCCGGAATTCTGGTGAACACAGCCAGTGGCTCTGCCCTTGCCGCAGAAACCAATCGGCCACTACGAAATCCGGCTTACACCTTCAACGGTGAGTTTGGTGTTCACATGCACCACAAGTACTACCCGGATGACAAGAGAAAGATGGGTGGGCGGCGTGATCGTGGTCTGCTCACTCTGGCTCTGATTGCCAGTAACCCTGGAAGACAACCCGTCACCCTCCGTTTCGACAAGGGATCCGTCAAAAACAGCTTTGAAGCCCCATATCTGCCCAACAACCTGATGGGGGTGAAACCCCTAGGAAAACGTCCCTGGAACACCGGCCCGGGAGATGCCACGGCCGTCCAGATGCTCCGAAAGGAACTTGATCGAAAACTGAAGCCTTCGATCACCATCCCCCCCGGCGGGAAGGCCATCGTAGTGAGCACGGTGCTGCCAGCTCGCGGAATCGCCAACGGCCTGCTTCATGGCCGCAGCGACGGTCCCTTCACGATGGCGGTGGTCGCGGCTGAGGAAACCAACGATCCAGGTCGGCTGATCTCAGTGTTGAATTCCGGAAGACTGGCTCCCGGCAGGATCTACCTCAATCGCATTCGAGACATTCAGCTCGGTCGCGTGTTTTCGCGTGTGGCCGGTGTGGCTCTGGGCGACACCTACAACGCCAACATTCAGCACGACCTGCGACAGGGTCCCCTGCACGTGCCACTCACCAGCACCTCCCGGCACAATTTCGGCACACGAGATGTGCAGGTGAATCCTCTTTCAACCCGCATGGCGGATTCGGCTCTCAACAATATCGGCACCTATGGCGTTCGTTACGACGTCACCCTCAATCTCAGCGGGTCCGGTGCGCATCAATTGGTGATGAGTCATCCCGTTGTCTCCGGGAAAAAACAGTTCACAGCTTTCCGTGGCTCGATCAGGATTGAAACGGTTGAGGGCTACCGGGAGGTGCATGTTGGCCTTCGTTCCGGAGAAAGCCTGACTCTTGCCGATCTGAATCTCATTCCAGGCCAGACCAATCCCGTCAAATTGAGCCTTGTGTATCCAGCTGATGCCACGCCAGGGCACTTGCTGAGTGTCGTGCCTGTGCAGCAGCTGGCGATGCTCCGGCGCCAAGAGAATCAACTCCAGGAGGCCCGCAAACGTTTGGACAGTAAAAAGGGACGGACCATCTCACCGAATGCTCCACCGCCGGTGACTCAGGCACTCCCGATCAATCAACCGGCTTTGCCGAAGATTGTTCCATCCATGCAGATGGCTCCTCTAACAAGTCCTACCCCGTCTCCTGTCACGTCTCCTCGTTATCAGGAAGCGATCCAGACCCAGCAGGAGTGGTTGCGTGAGATGCAACTTCGATAA
- a CDS encoding SDR family NAD(P)-dependent oxidoreductase: MVKICSHVVSSAETSDQSWVGTALVVGAGGIGAAVAEELSQRFSELTVLTCGRQGPPDQALQVDLEDDASLDQFMSELQGRGAPLRLLFNCSGRLHGPELQPEKRLKQVNRRQLEQQFAINAIAPVLLAKAVEPLLKRDQPFHFASLSARVGSIGDNRSGGWYGYRAAKAAQNQLLRCLSLEWARRWPQATVTLLHPGTTDTELSKPFQSFVPAEKLFSPKRAAGHLVDVLVQQTPDRTGRFLAWDGQEIAW; encoded by the coding sequence ATGGTGAAGATCTGTTCACATGTCGTGTCTTCAGCAGAAACCTCCGATCAATCCTGGGTGGGCACAGCCTTAGTCGTTGGCGCCGGTGGTATCGGCGCTGCCGTCGCTGAGGAGCTCAGCCAACGTTTTTCAGAACTGACCGTGCTCACCTGTGGGCGTCAGGGCCCCCCCGATCAAGCCCTTCAGGTGGATCTGGAAGACGATGCGTCTCTTGATCAATTCATGAGTGAGCTGCAGGGCCGTGGGGCTCCTCTGCGCCTTTTGTTCAACTGCAGCGGTCGACTGCATGGACCCGAGCTTCAGCCGGAAAAACGACTGAAGCAGGTGAATCGCAGGCAGCTGGAGCAACAGTTCGCGATTAATGCCATTGCTCCGGTTTTGCTGGCGAAAGCTGTGGAACCTCTGCTGAAGCGCGATCAACCCTTCCATTTCGCCAGTCTCAGTGCACGGGTCGGAAGCATTGGGGACAACAGAAGCGGTGGCTGGTATGGCTATCGAGCGGCCAAAGCCGCCCAGAACCAACTGCTCCGCTGCCTCAGTCTGGAATGGGCCCGTCGCTGGCCTCAGGCCACCGTCACGCTGCTGCATCCGGGAACCACGGATACGGAACTCTCCAAGCCGTTTCAATCGTTCGTACCTGCCGAAAAGCTGTTTTCACCAAAGCGCGCAGCCGGACATCTGGTCGATGTTCTGGTTCAGCAGACCCCTGACAGAACTGGACGATTCCTGGCCTGGGATGGTCAGGAGATCGCCTGGTGA
- a CDS encoding ATP adenylyltransferase, with amino-acid sequence MAAETYWTKALQRSKAALSSSALVPLSTELERISGESGIAYELRHLTGLPPRHLRASGPKPNPFRPWNNELQVSLVRDRHVLILNKYPVQIGHMLLITRDWAPQAGWLTLEDWQSVTHVDNDTTGLWFFNSGPAAGASQPHRHLQLLPRHEHEQLCPREAWFEAGGTTSAPRSLNDRDAPLRHHCFIQPLPGRLPEARKLCQHYEQLCERAGMGSPANSEKPGQPYNLLLSRRWLALIRRRCEGVKGFSVNALGFAGYLLSTDASDRSWLKRVGPESLLRDVVPLVP; translated from the coding sequence ATGGCGGCTGAGACGTACTGGACCAAGGCTCTGCAGCGCAGTAAGGCAGCCCTTTCGAGCTCGGCGCTTGTGCCACTGTCGACCGAGCTCGAGCGCATCTCTGGAGAGTCCGGCATCGCCTACGAGCTTCGACATCTCACAGGCTTGCCACCCCGGCACCTGCGTGCATCGGGACCGAAACCGAATCCATTCCGGCCTTGGAACAATGAACTTCAGGTGTCACTGGTGCGCGACAGGCATGTCCTGATCCTGAACAAATATCCCGTGCAGATCGGTCACATGTTGCTGATCACTCGGGACTGGGCACCCCAGGCAGGCTGGCTCACCCTGGAGGACTGGCAATCTGTGACTCATGTCGACAACGACACAACCGGATTGTGGTTCTTCAACAGCGGGCCCGCGGCCGGTGCTAGTCAGCCTCACCGCCATCTGCAGTTGCTTCCGCGTCATGAGCATGAACAGCTCTGTCCTCGTGAGGCCTGGTTTGAAGCAGGGGGTACGACCTCAGCACCGCGTTCATTGAACGATCGAGACGCACCGCTGCGTCACCACTGCTTCATTCAGCCATTGCCCGGACGATTACCCGAGGCCAGAAAGCTGTGCCAGCACTACGAGCAACTCTGTGAACGCGCCGGAATGGGGTCACCTGCCAATTCTGAAAAGCCAGGCCAGCCTTACAACCTGTTGCTGAGCCGACGATGGCTTGCCTTGATTCGACGGCGCTGCGAAGGCGTGAAAGGGTTCAGCGTCAATGCTCTCGGGTTTGCCGGCTATCTCCTGAGTACGGACGCATCAGACCGAAGCTGGCTGAAGCGCGTCGGTCCTGAGTCACTTCTCAGGGATGTTGTGCCATTGGTTCCGTGA
- a CDS encoding DUF2237 family protein yields MTASTPARSNSRNVLGAPLKVCGCQPMTGWYRNGFCETDPSDQGQHSICCVMTESFLRYSKAQGNDLSTPVPAFQFPGLKPGDHWCVCAPRWKQAYEDGMAPKVCLESTEDTALDVVSLEQLKEHAHQAIS; encoded by the coding sequence ATGACTGCCAGCACTCCGGCTAGATCCAATTCCCGAAATGTGCTCGGGGCACCTCTGAAAGTCTGTGGTTGCCAGCCAATGACGGGCTGGTACCGAAACGGTTTCTGCGAAACCGACCCTTCAGATCAAGGGCAGCACAGCATTTGCTGCGTGATGACGGAATCCTTTCTTCGGTACAGCAAGGCTCAGGGGAATGATCTCTCCACACCTGTGCCGGCCTTTCAGTTCCCTGGCCTGAAGCCCGGAGACCACTGGTGCGTCTGTGCTCCTCGCTGGAAACAGGCCTACGAAGATGGAATGGCTCCGAAGGTTTGTCTGGAATCCACGGAAGACACAGCTCTGGATGTGGTGTCCCTTGAGCAGCTCAAGGAACATGCTCACCAGGCGATCTCCTGA
- a CDS encoding SpoIID/LytB domain-containing protein encodes MASLVRAAVVVVPILMVAAISLGSSQMISDSSQDTQPAAEQATKSLLELLEEPQAEATPTRGKTPPPSADARVSALMVPDVPPQGESVNLPIRVALMSRLPINSLQTSPGMVCRVNNTGPRIKDQALLAMLQGERRGFVRCKGGTILINQVPYRHNIDFLLRDQGWMAVNELDLEQYVASVVGAEMPSGWNLEALKAQAVAARSYALAHLARPASRDFHLGDTTRWQVYGGDRSRSQRSRDATASTRGIVLIYKGGIVESLYAATSSISAEAHGHLGASMSQQGAQQLAQNGLQFNEILGNYYRGASLARLQHDGG; translated from the coding sequence GTGGCCTCGCTTGTTCGTGCGGCTGTAGTTGTGGTTCCGATCCTGATGGTGGCGGCGATCAGTCTTGGATCGAGCCAGATGATCTCCGATTCATCCCAGGACACTCAGCCTGCAGCTGAACAAGCGACCAAGTCGTTACTGGAGCTCCTGGAAGAGCCCCAGGCAGAAGCGACCCCGACGAGAGGCAAGACACCGCCACCATCGGCAGATGCCCGTGTATCGGCCCTCATGGTGCCTGACGTTCCTCCCCAAGGGGAATCGGTCAACCTGCCGATCCGTGTGGCATTGATGAGTCGCTTGCCGATCAACAGTCTCCAGACCAGCCCTGGAATGGTCTGCCGTGTGAACAACACTGGACCAAGGATCAAAGATCAGGCTCTTCTCGCAATGTTGCAGGGAGAACGCCGTGGGTTTGTCCGTTGCAAAGGAGGCACGATCCTGATCAATCAGGTGCCTTATCGGCACAACATCGACTTCTTGCTCCGTGATCAGGGTTGGATGGCTGTGAACGAACTCGATCTCGAGCAGTACGTGGCGTCTGTGGTTGGTGCTGAAATGCCGAGTGGCTGGAATCTGGAAGCTCTCAAAGCCCAGGCTGTGGCTGCTCGCTCCTACGCCCTGGCCCATCTGGCAAGGCCCGCATCAAGGGATTTTCATCTTGGAGACACAACCCGATGGCAGGTCTATGGCGGCGATCGATCGAGAAGCCAGCGAAGCCGGGATGCCACTGCAAGCACCCGTGGAATCGTCCTCATCTACAAGGGTGGAATTGTTGAGAGCCTCTATGCGGCGACCAGTTCCATCAGTGCTGAAGCGCACGGTCATCTGGGGGCCAGCATGAGCCAACAGGGCGCACAGCAACTGGCACAGAACGGTCTTCAGTTCAATGAAATCCTCGGCAACTACTACCGGGGGGCATCACTGGCACGGCTGCAGCACGATGGCGGCTGA